In Gammaproteobacteria bacterium, a single window of DNA contains:
- a CDS encoding thioredoxin family protein, with the protein MVSLETPVCEFGKHAVDFDLPGVDGDRWALSRCQGKRGLLVMFICNHCPYVKAVRDRIVRDTRELMEYGINSVAIMSNDPADYPEDSFDNMKRVAEEFDFPFPYLLDETQDVARAYGAVCTPDFFGYNGDLELQYRGRLDASRKETAPQDVRRDLFEAMRQVAVTGHGPKEQIPSMGCSIKWRDES; encoded by the coding sequence ATGGTCAGTCTCGAAACCCCAGTCTGCGAGTTCGGCAAGCACGCCGTTGATTTCGATCTCCCGGGCGTTGACGGGGACCGCTGGGCCCTGTCACGCTGCCAGGGAAAACGTGGCCTGCTGGTCATGTTCATCTGCAATCACTGCCCGTATGTCAAGGCCGTGCGCGACCGCATCGTCAGGGATACAAGGGAGCTGATGGAATATGGCATCAATAGCGTCGCTATCATGTCGAACGATCCGGCCGACTATCCGGAGGACTCCTTTGACAATATGAAGCGGGTAGCCGAGGAGTTCGATTTTCCCTTTCCGTATCTCCTGGACGAAACGCAGGACGTCGCCAGGGCCTACGGTGCCGTCTGTACGCCGGATTTTTTCGGTTACAACGGGGACCTAGAACTGCAGTATCGGGGCAGGCTGGATGCCAGCCGCAAAGAGACGGCCCCGCAGGATGTGCGCCGGGATCTCTTCGAAGCCATGAGGCAAGTGGCGGTAACCGGTCACGGGCCGAAGGAGCAAATTCCAAGCATGGGCTGTTCCATCAAGTGGCGAGACGAATCGTAG
- the tkt gene encoding transketolase, which translates to MPSRRELANAIRALSMDAVQKANSGHPGMPMGMADIAEVLWNDYLRHNPTNPKWADRDRFVISNGHGSMLVYSLLHLTGYDLPMDELKSFRQLHSKTPGHPEYGYAPGVETTTGPLGQGITNAVGMAIAEKTLAAQFNRPGKEIVNHYTYVFLGDGCLMEGISHEACSLAGTLGLGKLIGFYDDNGISIDGEVEGWFTDDTPGRFKAYGWHVIPDVDGHDSDAIKAAVEQARAETGRPTMICCKTIIGWGSPNKQGKEECHGAALGEDEVALVRETIGWEHDPFVIPEDIRAGWDARGKGKDTEGEWNSLFDAYRSEYPDLAAEFERRIAGDLPADWSDKAEAFIASVVEKAASIPSRKASQQSIEGYAAHLPELLGGSADLAGSNLTMWSGSKPLSRDDSSGNYIYYGVREFGMSAIVNGIALHGGFIPYGGTFLMFSEYARNALRMAALMKIRSLFVYTHDSIGLGEDGPTHQPVEQIATLRLIPRMTVWRPCDAVETAIAWKMALENSAGPSCLIFSRQKLVHEERTPDQLANVSRGGYILRDTDGKPDCVVIATGSEVGIAREAAEQLASEGKQVRVVSMPSTKVFDAQDEGYRESVLPSDVTARVAVEAGVTDFWLKYVGLGGKVVGIDTFGESAPGGTLMKEFGFTVDNVVKAVNATLSR; encoded by the coding sequence ATGCCGTCAAGAAGAGAGTTGGCCAACGCCATCCGTGCGTTGAGTATGGACGCCGTGCAAAAGGCGAATTCCGGACACCCGGGAATGCCGATGGGAATGGCCGACATCGCGGAGGTGCTCTGGAACGACTATCTTCGGCACAACCCCACCAATCCGAAGTGGGCCGACCGGGATCGTTTCGTGATCTCGAACGGCCACGGCTCGATGCTGGTGTATTCCCTGTTGCATCTGACCGGGTACGACCTGCCAATGGATGAGCTGAAGTCGTTCAGACAGCTTCATTCGAAGACGCCAGGTCATCCGGAATACGGTTATGCCCCCGGTGTCGAGACCACGACCGGACCACTAGGGCAGGGTATCACCAATGCGGTTGGCATGGCGATTGCCGAGAAGACCCTGGCGGCACAGTTCAACCGCCCCGGCAAGGAGATCGTCAACCACTACACCTACGTTTTTCTCGGCGATGGCTGTCTGATGGAGGGGATCTCCCACGAGGCCTGCTCTCTGGCGGGGACCCTGGGGCTCGGGAAACTGATCGGCTTCTACGACGACAACGGCATCTCGATCGATGGCGAGGTCGAGGGATGGTTCACCGACGATACACCGGGGCGTTTCAAGGCCTACGGGTGGCACGTGATCCCCGACGTGGATGGGCACGACTCCGACGCCATCAAGGCCGCCGTGGAACAAGCGCGTGCTGAGACGGGGCGCCCGACCATGATCTGCTGCAAGACCATCATCGGCTGGGGATCTCCGAACAAGCAGGGTAAGGAGGAGTGCCACGGCGCCGCCCTCGGTGAGGACGAGGTGGCTCTGGTTCGCGAGACCATCGGCTGGGAGCATGACCCATTCGTGATCCCCGAGGACATCCGTGCCGGCTGGGACGCTCGCGGCAAGGGCAAAGACACCGAGGGTGAGTGGAACAGCCTGTTCGATGCCTACCGGTCCGAGTATCCCGACCTGGCCGCGGAGTTCGAGCGGCGCATCGCCGGTGACCTTCCCGCGGACTGGTCGGACAAGGCCGAAGCCTTCATCGCTTCGGTGGTCGAGAAAGCGGCCTCCATCCCGAGCCGAAAGGCCTCCCAGCAATCCATAGAGGGGTATGCCGCCCATCTGCCGGAGCTGCTGGGCGGTTCGGCCGACCTGGCGGGTTCGAACCTCACCATGTGGTCGGGATCGAAGCCTCTGAGCCGCGACGACAGCTCCGGAAATTACATCTATTACGGCGTGCGGGAATTCGGCATGTCCGCCATCGTGAACGGCATCGCGCTGCATGGCGGATTCATCCCCTACGGCGGCACCTTCCTGATGTTTTCGGAGTACGCGCGCAACGCCCTGCGCATGGCGGCGCTGATGAAGATCCGTTCCCTGTTCGTCTATACCCACGACTCCATCGGCCTGGGTGAGGACGGCCCGACGCACCAGCCGGTCGAGCAGATCGCCACCCTGCGTCTGATCCCCCGAATGACCGTTTGGCGCCCCTGCGATGCGGTGGAGACGGCGATCGCTTGGAAGATGGCGCTCGAAAACAGCGCCGGGCCGAGCTGTCTGATCTTCTCTCGCCAGAAACTGGTCCACGAGGAGCGCACGCCGGACCAACTGGCCAACGTCAGTCGGGGTGGCTACATCCTCCGCGACACGGACGGCAAGCCGGACTGCGTCGTTATCGCCACCGGTTCCGAAGTAGGCATCGCCCGCGAAGCGGCGGAGCAGTTGGCCTCCGAGGGCAAGCAGGTCCGTGTCGTCTCGATGCCCTCAACCAAGGTGTTCGATGCCCAGGACGAAGGCTATCGCGAGTCCGTGTTGCCGTCTGACGTCACCGCGCGTGTGGCGGTCGAGGCAGGGGTGACCGATTTCTGGCTGAAGTATGTCGGTCTCGGCGGCAAGGTCGTCGGTATCGACACCTTCGGGGAATCCGCTCCGGGCGGCACCCTGATGAAGGAGTTCGGTTTCACCGTCGACAACGTCGTCAAAGCGGTCAACGCAACGCTTTCCAGATAA
- the gap gene encoding type I glyceraldehyde-3-phosphate dehydrogenase — protein sequence MTIKVGINGFGRIGRMAFRAIAKDFADIEVVGINDLLDADYLAYMLKYDSVHGRFGGEIAVDGNNLIVNGKSIRLTAERDPANLKWNEIGAELVIESTGFFLTEETCQKHIDAGAKKVVQSAPSKDGTPMFVYGVNHETYAGEAIVSAASCTTNCLAPIAKVLHDNWGIKRGLMTTVHAATATQKTVDGPSMKDWRGGRGILENIIPSSTGAAKAVGVVLPELNGKLTGMAFRVPTSDVSVVDLTAELNREASYDDICAAMKEASESGPMSETLAYTDEKVVSTDFRGVGQSSIFDAGAGIALDSTFVKLVSWYDNEYGYTANMMRFVRHVATS from the coding sequence ATGACGATCAAAGTAGGCATCAACGGTTTCGGCCGAATCGGACGTATGGCGTTCCGCGCCATCGCCAAGGACTTCGCCGATATCGAAGTGGTCGGCATCAACGACCTGCTGGACGCCGACTATCTGGCGTACATGCTCAAATACGACTCGGTTCATGGCCGTTTCGGCGGAGAGATTGCCGTCGACGGCAACAACCTGATTGTCAACGGCAAGTCCATTCGCCTGACCGCCGAGCGCGATCCCGCCAACCTGAAGTGGAACGAGATCGGCGCCGAGCTCGTCATCGAGAGCACCGGGTTCTTCCTGACCGAGGAGACCTGTCAGAAACACATCGATGCCGGGGCCAAGAAGGTCGTCCAGAGCGCTCCCTCCAAGGACGGCACGCCGATGTTCGTCTACGGCGTTAACCACGAGACCTACGCCGGGGAGGCCATCGTCTCCGCAGCCTCCTGCACTACCAACTGCCTGGCGCCGATCGCCAAGGTCCTGCACGACAACTGGGGCATCAAGCGCGGCCTGATGACGACCGTGCACGCGGCGACCGCCACGCAGAAGACCGTCGACGGACCGTCGATGAAGGACTGGCGCGGCGGCCGCGGGATCCTGGAGAACATCATTCCTTCGTCTACCGGTGCCGCCAAGGCAGTCGGTGTCGTACTGCCCGAACTGAATGGCAAGCTGACCGGCATGGCCTTCCGCGTGCCCACCTCGGACGTGTCCGTCGTCGATCTGACCGCGGAACTCAACCGTGAGGCCTCCTACGACGATATCTGCGCGGCCATGAAGGAGGCATCCGAGTCCGGTCCGATGAGCGAGACGCTTGCCTACACCGATGAAAAGGTCGTCTCCACGGACTTTCGCGGTGTCGGCCAGTCATCCATCTTCGATGCCGGGGCAGGCATTGCGCTGGACAGCACCTTCGTCAAGCTGGTGTCCTGGTACGACAACGAGTATGGCTACACCGCCAACATGATGCGTTTCGTGCGCCACGTTGCCACCAGCTGA
- a CDS encoding phosphoglycerate kinase, giving the protein MSVIKMTDLDLAGKRVLIRQDLNVPIKDGKVAGDKRIRASMPTMELAMKAGAGVMLMSHLGRPAEGEYAEEFSLQPVADYLSEALGKEVRVVRDYLDSPPEPGEGELVLLENVRFNPGEKKNDEDLSKRYAALCDVFVMDAFGTAHRAQASTHGVAKFAPAACAGPLLAGELEALGKALDNPARPMAAIVGGSKVSTKLTVLDSLSGVVDQLIPGGGIANTFIAAAGFPVGKSLYEEDLVPEAKRLMEAARAKGNDIPVPSDVVVGKAIAEDAEAVVKKVDEVADDDMILDIGPETASRYAGMMKSAGTIVWNGPVGVFEFDQFGAGTKTLGEAIAASEAFSIAGGGDTLAAVDKYGIADRVSYISTGGGAFLEFLEGKKLPAVAMLEERARG; this is encoded by the coding sequence ATGTCCGTCATCAAAATGACCGATCTTGATCTGGCCGGCAAGCGCGTGCTGATTCGCCAGGACCTCAACGTTCCAATCAAGGACGGTAAGGTCGCCGGCGACAAGCGTATCCGCGCGAGCATGCCGACGATGGAGCTGGCGATGAAGGCCGGCGCGGGCGTCATGCTGATGTCGCACCTCGGCAGGCCCGCCGAGGGCGAGTATGCCGAGGAATTCTCGCTGCAGCCGGTTGCGGATTACCTCTCCGAGGCCCTCGGCAAGGAAGTGCGGGTCGTCAGGGATTATCTCGACAGCCCCCCGGAACCGGGTGAGGGCGAACTGGTCCTGCTCGAGAACGTCCGCTTCAATCCCGGTGAGAAGAAGAACGACGAGGACCTTTCGAAACGGTACGCTGCGCTTTGCGATGTCTTCGTCATGGACGCCTTCGGCACGGCGCACCGCGCACAGGCCTCTACGCACGGGGTTGCGAAGTTCGCGCCGGCGGCCTGCGCCGGACCCCTGCTGGCCGGCGAACTGGAAGCGCTGGGGAAAGCGCTCGACAATCCGGCCCGGCCGATGGCCGCGATCGTCGGGGGTTCCAAGGTATCGACCAAACTGACGGTCCTGGATTCGCTGTCCGGTGTCGTCGATCAGCTGATTCCCGGTGGCGGTATCGCCAATACCTTCATCGCTGCGGCAGGCTTCCCCGTCGGTAAGTCCCTCTACGAGGAGGACCTCGTGCCCGAGGCCAAGCGACTGATGGAGGCGGCGCGTGCCAAGGGAAACGACATTCCGGTTCCCTCGGACGTGGTCGTCGGCAAGGCCATTGCCGAGGATGCCGAGGCGGTCGTGAAGAAGGTGGATGAGGTGGCGGACGATGACATGATCCTCGATATCGGCCCCGAAACCGCGTCACGTTATGCCGGGATGATGAAGTCGGCCGGTACCATCGTCTGGAACGGTCCCGTGGGGGTGTTCGAGTTCGATCAGTTCGGCGCCGGTACGAAGACCCTCGGGGAGGCCATCGCGGCATCCGAGGCATTCTCAATCGCGGGGGGCGGGGATACGCTGGCCGCGGTCGACAAGTACGGTATCGCCGATCGCGTGTCCTACATCTCGACCGGAGGGGGTGCGTTTCTCGAATTTCTAGAAGGAAAGAAGCTGCCCGCGGTCGCCATGCTGGAAGAACGCGCCAGAGGTTGA